The following proteins are encoded in a genomic region of Acidobacteriota bacterium:
- a CDS encoding type II toxin-antitoxin system VapC family toxin, with the protein MYLLDTDTVVFLLRGNEPVRRNLELHRLAPIRISAVTLMELYYGAFKSGRPEANVARVHAVERAAEILPIEREAAEVFGMLKASLEKAGTPLDDFDLAIAACALTNKLVLVTHNTRHFQRVTGLVLEDWTQAGG; encoded by the coding sequence GTGTACCTTCTGGATACGGACACCGTCGTCTTCCTGCTCAGAGGCAACGAACCCGTGCGGCGAAATCTGGAACTCCACCGCCTCGCCCCGATCCGGATCAGCGCGGTCACCCTGATGGAACTCTATTACGGTGCCTTCAAATCCGGCCGGCCAGAGGCGAACGTCGCCCGGGTCCATGCCGTCGAGCGGGCCGCGGAGATCCTCCCCATCGAAAGGGAAGCCGCGGAGGTCTTCGGGATGCTGAAGGCCTCCCTGGAAAAGGCAGGGACCCCGCTGGACGATTTCGACCTGGCCATCGCGGCCTGCGCCCTGACGAACAAGCTGGTGCTGGTCACTCACAACACCCGCCATTTCCAGCGGGTCACCGGGCTGGTCCTCGAAGACTGGACCCAGGCCGGGGGATGA
- a CDS encoding GAF domain-containing protein: protein MSPSKPIATPKDLVEFMIRDGRSLGFAVCGIQADSVEIGNDRGRALFVWPPGWKEPSAWTESMHGGTGFYQRVFLLGFEDDLAELPPPDLEGVGCCLKLPLDSRALVFNLGVLKTGDLQPLLTPEARPARDRSRFELDEILSLYRAINSERNIERLLEVILTKCRSVTGADAGSLYLVEDPCIQGEMTRLRFKITQNDSVGVDFNEFTMDITSDSIVGQSVITMSSINIADLYDDEAMALNGWRHDRSFDRRIGYQSHSMLTVPLLNKNSEVIGVVQLINRKRNPDIRLRASRDFLDNVLPFDKHSEEICRALAALAGIALENATLYREVQALFEGFVRASMTAVESRDPTTLGHSKRVSELTLRLAEAVNRCEDPPFQDIAFHTMQMKEMEYASLLHDFGKIGVPERILGKPEKLYPEEKALILQRFESIRLAVALEAAREELRLADQAGGRLPEEVRRRVEAELTERLQQLDEHLAMILEACRPTFLEAKVSDRLDACAGLTYRTTEGEAKRVLTDRELAVLKLPKGTLTEAEREEMERHVVHTANFLKLIPWGFDYAGVPLIAAMHHEKMDGTGYPFRYSATQIPLQAKVIAVCDMFDALTSADRPYKKAVPVDRALEIILQEAARGALDPALVRLFIAAGIYHR, encoded by the coding sequence GTGAGCCCCAGCAAACCCATCGCGACACCCAAGGACCTGGTTGAATTCATGATCCGCGACGGGCGATCCCTCGGCTTCGCCGTCTGCGGCATCCAGGCGGACTCCGTGGAGATCGGGAACGACCGGGGGCGAGCCCTATTCGTCTGGCCCCCCGGGTGGAAGGAGCCGTCCGCCTGGACCGAGTCCATGCATGGGGGCACCGGGTTCTACCAGCGGGTCTTCCTTCTCGGCTTCGAGGACGACCTCGCGGAACTCCCGCCCCCCGACCTGGAGGGGGTCGGGTGCTGCCTGAAGCTTCCCCTGGACAGCCGGGCCCTCGTCTTCAACCTCGGGGTCCTGAAAACCGGCGACCTCCAGCCCCTGCTCACCCCGGAGGCCCGTCCCGCCCGGGACCGCTCCCGCTTCGAACTGGACGAGATTCTCTCCCTCTACCGCGCCATCAACTCCGAGCGGAACATCGAGCGGCTCCTGGAAGTGATCCTGACCAAGTGCCGCAGCGTGACCGGGGCGGACGCCGGCTCCCTGTACCTCGTGGAGGACCCCTGCATCCAGGGCGAGATGACGCGCCTCCGCTTCAAGATCACCCAGAACGACTCGGTCGGCGTGGACTTCAACGAGTTCACCATGGACATCACCAGCGACTCCATCGTGGGCCAGTCGGTCATCACCATGTCCAGCATCAACATCGCCGACCTCTACGACGACGAGGCGATGGCCCTCAACGGCTGGCGGCACGACCGGAGCTTCGACCGGCGGATCGGCTACCAGTCCCACTCCATGCTCACGGTCCCCCTCCTGAACAAGAACTCCGAGGTCATCGGCGTGGTGCAGCTCATCAACCGGAAACGAAACCCCGACATCCGCCTCCGCGCGTCCCGGGACTTCCTGGACAACGTCCTCCCCTTCGACAAGCACTCCGAGGAGATCTGCCGCGCCCTGGCCGCCCTGGCCGGGATCGCCCTGGAAAACGCCACCCTCTACCGGGAGGTGCAGGCGCTGTTCGAGGGGTTTGTCCGCGCGTCCATGACCGCCGTCGAATCCCGGGACCCCACCACCCTGGGCCACTCCAAGCGGGTTTCGGAACTGACCCTCCGGCTGGCGGAGGCGGTCAACCGGTGCGAGGACCCGCCCTTCCAGGACATCGCCTTCCACACCATGCAGATGAAGGAGATGGAGTACGCCTCGCTCCTCCATGACTTCGGCAAGATCGGGGTGCCCGAGCGCATCCTCGGGAAACCCGAGAAGCTCTACCCGGAAGAAAAGGCGCTGATTCTCCAGCGGTTCGAGAGTATTCGACTGGCCGTGGCGCTGGAGGCCGCCCGGGAGGAACTCCGGTTGGCCGACCAGGCCGGCGGGCGCCTCCCGGAGGAAGTCCGCCGGCGCGTGGAAGCCGAACTCACCGAGCGGCTGCAGCAACTCGACGAGCACCTGGCCATGATCCTCGAGGCGTGCCGGCCGACCTTCCTCGAAGCGAAGGTCTCCGACCGCCTCGACGCGTGCGCGGGCCTGACCTACCGCACCACCGAAGGCGAGGCGAAACGCGTCCTCACCGACAGGGAACTCGCCGTCCTCAAGCTCCCCAAGGGCACCCTGACCGAGGCGGAGCGGGAGGAGATGGAACGGCACGTCGTCCACACCGCCAACTTCCTGAAGCTGATCCCGTGGGGCTTCGACTATGCCGGCGTCCCGCTCATCGCCGCCATGCACCACGAAAAGATGGACGGGACCGGCTACCCGTTCCGCTACTCCGCCACGCAGATCCCGCTCCAGGCCAAGGTCATCGCCGTCTGCGACATGTTCGACGCCCTGACCTCCGCGGACCGGCCGTACAAGAAGGCCGTCCCCGTGGACCGGGCCCTGGAGATCATCCTGCAGGAGGCCGCCCGGGGCGCCCTCGACCCCGCCCTCGTCCGCCTCTTCATCGCCGCGGGAATCTACCACCGGTAG